The proteins below come from a single Campylobacter sp. CCUG 57310 genomic window:
- a CDS encoding HAD-IIA family hydrolase encodes MIFIDVQGTLISDSDKSPINGACELIEFLNLQSIPYVVITNNTKFKSDEFLAELRNKGLSIKEGAYIDPFCVLESILPPCKIAAFGADKFKQTMRNLGYELDENFAKAVIVASGDDFKFDEFASMIEILQNGAKLIAMSETSVYKKNNRSYPGVGAIAKMLNYATGREYEVIGKPSKEFYKAALELLNLQNTKAKFNDILIISDDAKGDLVGAKELGMKTALVLSGKVKDTKNSGVKPHVVDKIYVDVSEFLKELNAKYK; translated from the coding sequence GTGATATTTATCGACGTTCAGGGCACTTTGATAAGCGATAGTGACAAAAGCCCCATAAACGGCGCTTGTGAGCTGATTGAGTTTTTAAATTTGCAAAGCATTCCGTATGTCGTCATAACAAATAACACGAAATTTAAAAGCGATGAGTTTTTAGCAGAGCTTAGAAACAAGGGGCTATCGATAAAAGAGGGTGCTTATATAGATCCTTTTTGCGTGCTTGAAAGTATCTTGCCGCCTTGTAAAATCGCAGCCTTTGGAGCTGATAAATTCAAACAAACAATGAGAAATTTAGGCTATGAGCTTGATGAAAATTTCGCTAAAGCCGTGATAGTGGCTAGCGGAGATGACTTTAAATTTGATGAATTTGCTTCAATGATAGAAATTTTGCAAAACGGTGCAAAACTAATTGCAATGAGCGAAACTAGCGTATATAAAAAAAATAATCGAAGTTATCCCGGCGTAGGAGCGATAGCCAAGATGCTAAATTACGCTACGGGACGCGAATATGAAGTCATCGGAAAGCCAAGCAAAGAGTTTTATAAAGCCGCTTTGGAATTATTAAATTTACAAAATACAAAGGCTAAATTTAACGATATTTTGATAATCAGCGATGACGCTAAGGGCGATTTGGTGGGTGCAAAAGAGCTTGGCATGAAAACGGCTCTTGTTTTAAGCGGCAAGGTAAAGGATACTAAAAATTCAGGCGTTAAGCCACACGTAGTAGATAAAATTTACGTCGATGTTTCCGAGTTTTTAAAGGAGCTAAATGCAAAATATAAATGA
- the pheA gene encoding prephenate dehydratase codes for MQNINDLRSEIDKIDDEILKKLNERMKFVKKIGELKQTSGTSIYRPERERAILNRLESSGSNILNKSAIEAIYLEIFAVSRNLEMPEKVAYLGPEGTYTHQAAESRFGAMSSYLPLATIESVFTKLKHKEAKYGVVPIENNTEGAVGATLDCLGRFEGVKVVAEIYMDIHHSFASTCENLGDIKRIYSHPQGYNQCLKFLDDHLLSSAEFIPTKSTAEAAKFASTEPNSAAICSKIAAKLYNVPILFETIEDNMANRTRFFILSDFKNERAQRNKTSILARTDHRPGGLADLLGAFRDEGINLTKLESRPIKEREFRTVFYIDFEGHIDDENVVRAIEKVKTFGDEITWLGSYISGDER; via the coding sequence ATGCAAAATATAAATGATTTGCGAAGTGAAATCGACAAGATTGATGATGAAATTTTAAAAAAATTAAACGAACGCATGAAGTTTGTCAAAAAAATCGGCGAACTAAAACAGACCAGCGGCACTTCGATATATCGTCCCGAGCGAGAAAGAGCGATACTAAACCGCCTTGAAAGTAGCGGCTCAAATATCTTAAACAAATCGGCAATCGAAGCGATATATCTTGAAATTTTCGCAGTTAGCAGAAATCTTGAAATGCCCGAGAAAGTCGCCTACTTAGGGCCTGAAGGCACTTACACTCATCAAGCTGCCGAGAGTAGATTTGGCGCGATGAGCTCGTATCTGCCGCTTGCTACGATTGAGTCGGTTTTTACTAAGCTTAAGCACAAAGAGGCAAAATACGGTGTAGTGCCTATCGAAAACAATACCGAAGGCGCAGTTGGTGCGACGCTTGATTGTCTTGGTAGGTTTGAGGGCGTTAAAGTAGTGGCTGAAATTTACATGGATATACACCACAGCTTTGCAAGTACTTGCGAGAATTTAGGCGACATTAAGCGTATTTATTCGCATCCGCAAGGATACAACCAGTGCCTTAAATTTTTAGATGATCATCTGCTTTCAAGTGCCGAGTTTATCCCTACAAAATCAACTGCAGAGGCTGCGAAATTTGCTTCAACAGAGCCAAATTCGGCGGCGATCTGCTCAAAGATTGCTGCTAAGCTTTATAATGTGCCGATTTTGTTTGAGACGATTGAGGATAATATGGCAAATCGCACGAGATTTTTTATATTGAGTGATTTTAAAAACGAACGCGCTCAGAGAAATAAAACATCTATTTTGGCTCGCACCGATCACCGTCCCGGTGGGCTTGCCGACCTGCTTGGAGCCTTTAGGGACGAGGGGATAAATTTAACCAAGCTTGAAAGCCGTCCTATAAAAGAGCGCGAGTTTAGGACTGTCTTTTATATAGATTTTGAAGGTCATATAGACGATGAAAACGTCGTTAGAGCCATTGAAAAGGTAAAGACATTCGGTGATGAGATAACCTGGCTTGGAAGCTACATTTCAGGAGATGAGAGATGA
- the lysA gene encoding diaminopimelate decarboxylase yields MKVSFMDFTNLAKTYGTPLYVYDFDYIAARYEALKQAFHARKSLVCYAVKANSNLSVLKHLANLGAGFDCVSQGEVRRALTAGAKKYQIIFSGVGKSDDELKFALENEILMINLESEAEMYSLEKVAKELGKTARISIRVNPDIDAKTHPYISTGLNENKFGVDIKTAKKMYLHAKNSAFFEPVGIHSHIGSQITDIEPIVQASKVVSNLLRELKSIEIDIKFFDVGGGLGIVYGDEKEPNLYEYAQGILSNLSSLDVTIVCEPGRFIVGNSGYFLTSVLYEKFNKQKRFVVVDGAMNDLLRPSLYGAEHKIFAVKDGQVVCNCKQEDLDKFDFSLCDVVGPVCESGDFLAKNVNLPTCDSKDLLVVKSAGAYGFSMSSNYNTRLRAAEVGVKDGKDFLIRRRESFEDLIALEKDLL; encoded by the coding sequence ATCAAGGTTAGTTTTATGGATTTTACAAATTTAGCCAAAACTTACGGCACCCCTCTTTATGTTTATGATTTTGATTATATAGCCGCTAGATATGAGGCTTTAAAGCAGGCTTTTCACGCTAGAAAATCTTTGGTTTGTTATGCCGTTAAGGCAAATTCAAACTTAAGCGTTTTGAAGCATCTTGCAAATTTAGGCGCAGGGTTTGATTGCGTAAGTCAAGGCGAAGTAAGGCGAGCTTTGACGGCGGGAGCTAAAAAATACCAGATCATTTTTAGCGGTGTGGGTAAGAGCGATGATGAGCTCAAATTCGCTCTTGAAAATGAAATTTTGATGATAAATTTAGAGAGTGAAGCCGAGATGTATAGTCTTGAGAAGGTTGCAAAAGAACTTGGTAAAACGGCTCGCATAAGTATAAGAGTAAACCCTGATATAGACGCCAAAACTCACCCTTACATCTCAACGGGACTTAATGAAAATAAATTTGGCGTTGATATTAAAACTGCTAAAAAAATGTACTTACACGCTAAAAATTCAGCCTTCTTTGAGCCTGTCGGCATACACTCCCATATCGGCTCGCAAATCACCGATATAGAGCCTATAGTGCAGGCTTCAAAGGTCGTTTCAAATCTGCTTAGAGAATTAAAATCAATTGAGATCGATATCAAATTTTTTGACGTTGGCGGCGGACTTGGTATCGTATATGGTGATGAAAAAGAGCCGAATTTATATGAGTACGCGCAGGGAATTTTGAGCAATTTAAGCAGTCTTGACGTAACGATCGTTTGTGAGCCGGGTAGATTTATCGTAGGCAATAGTGGGTATTTTTTAACTAGCGTTTTGTATGAGAAATTTAATAAACAAAAGCGCTTTGTCGTGGTTGACGGAGCGATGAACGACTTGCTTCGCCCAAGCCTTTACGGAGCGGAGCATAAAATTTTTGCAGTTAAAGACGGACAAGTAGTCTGCAACTGCAAGCAAGAGGATTTGGACAAATTTGACTTTAGTCTTTGCGATGTGGTAGGCCCCGTATGCGAAAGCGGCGATTTTTTAGCTAAAAATGTAAATTTACCGACTTGCGATAGCAAGGATCTGCTCGTAGTAAAATCAGCAGGAGCCTACGGCTTTAGCATGAGTAGCAACTACAACACGCGCTTAAGAGCTGCAGAAGTTGGCGTAAAAGACGGTAAGGATTTTTTGATTAGGCGTCGCGAAAGTTTTGAAGATCTGATCGCTCTTGAAAAGGATCTTTTGTGA
- the hisC gene encoding histidinol-phosphate transaminase has product MKFNENLANLINYEAGKPIELVVREFGIAANDVIKLASNENPFGTSKAVVEAIREYASKMSLYPDDSYFELKAALAKKFGVDEKCLIIGSGSDQVIEFAVHAKANAKNAVLMAGVTFAMYEIYAKQTGTKIYKTKAKEHDLNEFREIYNAHKDEIAIIFLCLPNNPLGECVDADEVYKFLGEVDENVLVVIDGAYQEFAKFKDAKKEIKPNELIAKFKNAVYLGTFSKAYGLGGMRVGYGIADASVIGELGKLRAPFNITNLSLKAAIEALKDEEFVRRSIEANFKEMIRYEEFAKKNQIEFINSYTNFITYKFNELNAGNIAQILLKKGIILRDLKSYGLNAVRITIGLQWQNDRVLSELEGTIR; this is encoded by the coding sequence ATGAAATTTAACGAGAATTTGGCAAATTTGATAAACTATGAAGCGGGTAAGCCGATTGAACTTGTGGTTAGGGAGTTTGGCATAGCAGCAAATGACGTGATCAAGCTAGCTAGTAACGAAAATCCGTTTGGCACGAGCAAAGCCGTCGTTGAAGCCATAAGAGAGTATGCAAGCAAGATGAGCTTATATCCTGATGATAGCTATTTTGAGCTAAAAGCTGCACTTGCAAAGAAATTTGGCGTAGATGAAAAGTGCCTTATAATAGGCTCGGGAAGCGATCAGGTGATAGAGTTTGCCGTTCATGCAAAGGCAAATGCTAAAAACGCCGTGCTGATGGCGGGAGTAACCTTTGCTATGTATGAAATTTACGCCAAACAAACCGGCACTAAAATTTATAAAACCAAAGCCAAAGAACATGATTTAAACGAATTTAGAGAAATTTATAACGCACATAAAGACGAGATTGCTATCATATTTCTTTGCTTGCCGAACAACCCGCTTGGCGAGTGCGTAGATGCGGATGAAGTATATAAATTTCTTGGCGAAGTTGATGAAAACGTGCTTGTGGTGATCGACGGCGCGTATCAGGAATTTGCAAAATTTAAAGACGCTAAAAAAGAGATAAAACCAAACGAGCTTATAGCGAAATTTAAAAACGCCGTTTATCTTGGTACCTTTTCTAAGGCTTACGGGCTTGGCGGTATGCGAGTGGGATACGGTATCGCAGACGCTAGCGTCATAGGCGAGCTTGGCAAGCTTAGAGCGCCTTTTAATATCACGAATTTAAGTCTTAAAGCGGCGATTGAAGCTCTAAAGGATGAGGAGTTCGTAAGGCGCTCGATAGAAGCGAATTTTAAAGAGATGATAAGGTATGAAGAATTTGCAAAGAAAAACCAAATCGAGTTCATAAATAGCTATACAAATTTCATAACTTATAAATTTAATGAGCTAAATGCAGGCAATATCGCGCAAATTCTGCTAAAAAAAGGTATAATTTTACGTGATTTAAAAAGTTATGGACTAAATGCCGTTCGTATCACGATAGGACTACAGTGGCAAAATGATAGAGTTTTAAGCGAATTAGAGGGGACTATAAGATAG
- a CDS encoding thioredoxin reductase, which translates to MNGNETYTVIAPNGREIQFDSKTNLLIPAEKFKSRTQGIKEKSQMLLDSRAILDSSAYINYKPNYYNPKPDSYGQTDYLSFQAWLDMSYKRPQKGSIAPWTKKEKAYYESLKDKRERFIYLIKRSNLKCTMIEIPEDAMLRVDSKGVLTKPEYEDIYDRVSANVDSLKSRLFSGEWRICAGMLGDKRSFARATILNYSGFKTRARQAVFLSAQLGEVDALKVLARYFSSSSTTSGSQKDLIRSKELELIYNNPPLDEYGMIPYLDEIIGVDWIMDFNRGGLALDPAGGLHRGLRELVEEKGELLDPRDMDADERSREEFMEYVKKDFQENPERYNAAFPDDWSDKDISLYIDSTLLESKIISLTPPEGYPNAPYYNTPEELKRMYEAGTLDKKLNPTIPAMYREYFPKDLKEKIEDYALKHNIRD; encoded by the coding sequence GTGAACGGTAATGAGACTTATACGGTTATAGCTCCTAATGGAAGAGAGATACAGTTTGATAGTAAAACTAATTTACTAATACCTGCAGAAAAATTTAAAAGCCGAACTCAAGGAATAAAAGAAAAATCCCAAATGCTCCTAGACTCCAGAGCCATCCTAGACTCATCTGCTTATATAAACTATAAACCAAACTACTATAACCCTAAACCCGACTCATACGGACAAACAGATTATCTCTCATTTCAAGCATGGCTTGATATGAGTTATAAAAGACCTCAAAAAGGAAGTATAGCTCCTTGGACTAAAAAAGAAAAAGCTTACTATGAAAGCTTAAAAGATAAAAGAGAAAGGTTTATATATTTAATTAAAAGAAGTAACTTAAAATGTACTATGATAGAAATTCCTGAAGACGCTATGCTTAGAGTAGACAGTAAAGGAGTTCTTACTAAACCCGAATATGAAGATATATATGATAGGGTAAGTGCTAATGTAGACAGTTTAAAATCAAGACTGTTTTCAGGGGAATGGAGAATATGTGCAGGAATGCTGGGAGATAAAAGATCATTTGCAAGGGCAACCATACTTAACTATTCAGGATTTAAGACAAGAGCTAGGCAAGCCGTATTCTTATCTGCCCAATTGGGAGAAGTAGATGCTTTAAAAGTATTAGCCAGATATTTTTCCTCATCATCTACTACATCAGGATCACAAAAAGACTTAATCAGATCAAAAGAATTAGAACTTATATACAACAACCCGCCTTTAGATGAATACGGTATGATACCTTATCTGGACGAGATAATAGGAGTGGATTGGATAATGGATTTTAATAGGGGAGGGTTGGCTTTAGATCCTGCCGGCGGTCTTCATAGAGGGCTAAGAGAACTAGTTGAAGAAAAAGGAGAACTACTTGATCCTAGGGATATGGATGCCGATGAAAGATCAAGAGAGGAATTTATGGAGTATGTTAAGAAAGATTTTCAAGAAAATCCTGAGAGGTATAATGCTGCATTTCCTGATGATTGGAGCGACAAAGACATCTCTCTTTACATAGACTCAACCCTACTAGAATCTAAAATAATATCCTTAACTCCTCCCGAAGGCTATCCTAATGCACCATACTACAATACCCCCGAAGAGTTAAAAAGAATGTATGAAGCAGGAACACTGGATAAAAAACTAAATCCTACTATACCTGCAATGTATAGAGAGTATTTCCCTAAAGACTTAAAAGAAAAGATAGAAGATTATGCTTTAAAGCATAATATAAGGGATTAG
- the fliG gene encoding flagellar motor switch protein FliG — protein sequence MATKLNEQQKLIYDDLSMPEKVAILLIQLGEDATTLLFSHMEVDVITEISRYIATAKSVDRQVAAAVLEEFYALMQSNQYMRSGGLEYAKEILYRTFGPETAQKILDKLAKSMESTKSFGYLTKIKPQQLADFITKEHPQTIALILAHMDSTSAAETLSYFSDDLRGEVVMRMANLGDISPSVIKRVSTVLEGKLESLTSYKVEVGGPRAVAEVLNRLGQKASKSTLEHIEDSDEKLATVIKELMFTFEDINTLNQIAIREILKNVDKKDLMVALKGSGDALKEKFMSSMSQRASEAFKEEMQYLGAVRVKDVEEAQRRIVEQVQALADQGVFQVGEADEMIE from the coding sequence ATGGCTACTAAGTTAAACGAACAACAAAAGTTAATTTACGACGATCTTTCAATGCCCGAAAAGGTCGCGATACTTCTAATCCAGCTTGGAGAAGATGCCACTACGCTTTTATTTTCTCATATGGAAGTTGATGTGATAACTGAAATTTCACGCTACATCGCTACGGCAAAAAGCGTAGATAGACAGGTTGCGGCTGCGGTTTTGGAAGAATTTTACGCACTTATGCAGTCAAATCAATACATGAGAAGTGGCGGTCTTGAATATGCTAAAGAAATTTTATACCGCACTTTTGGTCCTGAAACCGCGCAAAAAATTCTTGATAAACTTGCTAAAAGCATGGAAAGCACTAAGAGCTTTGGCTATCTAACCAAGATCAAGCCTCAGCAGTTAGCGGACTTCATCACCAAAGAACACCCTCAAACCATAGCCTTGATACTTGCTCATATGGACTCAACGAGCGCTGCGGAGACGCTTTCTTATTTTAGCGACGATCTTAGAGGCGAAGTCGTGATGAGAATGGCGAATTTAGGCGATATCAGCCCTTCTGTTATCAAAAGAGTTTCAACCGTGCTTGAAGGCAAGCTTGAAAGTCTCACTTCATATAAAGTTGAGGTCGGCGGTCCAAGAGCGGTTGCCGAAGTTCTTAATAGACTTGGACAAAAAGCCTCAAAATCAACGCTTGAGCATATTGAAGACAGTGATGAAAAGCTTGCTACCGTTATCAAAGAGCTTATGTTTACATTTGAAGATATTAACACGCTTAATCAAATCGCCATTAGAGAAATTCTTAAAAATGTCGATAAAAAAGATCTTATGGTTGCACTTAAGGGCTCAGGCGACGCACTTAAAGAGAAATTTATGTCCAGTATGTCACAGCGTGCAAGCGAAGCGTTTAAAGAGGAGATGCAGTATCTTGGCGCCGTTCGCGTAAAAGACGTCGAAGAGGCGCAGCGCAGAATAGTAGAGCAAGTCCAAGCCTTAGCCGATCAGGGGGTCTTCCAGGTCGGTGAAGCTGATGAGATGATAGAATGA
- a CDS encoding LptF/LptG family permease, which yields MNLYARYVGWLYFKSFFVIFLALIFFYVGIDILTNLKDMPTSANLRLLYFSLTSLTAVNYVLPLSLIFALIVSKFSMIRNNELVSFYALGISKNTLIKPPFIIALVITLMYVGLNFTPFAYSYEFQRNLMKTSQISRVSSDIFLKFEGKFIYIKELNPVTATVKDIRIFDVSNGKLLSATFGNEASFSDNKWLLKDVNVTTMPEIVKLGAKGLDIRHFDTLESLEGFKPKTIENAYQASSSISILDALDFIFAFEKEGVGLNAAKTTLYNLVFSPFFAPLMVFIIYYFLPVTGRFFNLALASFVFIIVTLCVWGALFVLMRFAHNGVILPELGVLLPIVCIFGVALYLYFKHR from the coding sequence GTGAATTTGTACGCAAGATATGTCGGCTGGCTATATTTTAAATCGTTTTTTGTGATATTTTTAGCCCTCATATTTTTTTACGTGGGTATCGATATACTTACAAATCTAAAAGACATGCCTACAAGTGCGAACTTAAGACTGCTTTATTTCTCGCTGACATCGCTTACTGCCGTTAATTACGTGCTTCCGCTATCTTTGATTTTCGCCTTGATTGTTAGCAAATTTAGCATGATTAGAAACAACGAGCTTGTTAGCTTTTACGCTCTTGGTATTAGCAAAAACACGCTTATTAAGCCGCCTTTTATCATTGCTCTTGTGATTACTCTTATGTATGTCGGCTTAAATTTTACCCCCTTTGCCTACTCCTACGAATTTCAAAGAAATTTGATGAAAACTTCTCAAATTTCGCGTGTTAGTTCTGATATATTTTTGAAATTCGAGGGCAAATTTATCTACATCAAAGAGCTTAATCCCGTAACGGCTACGGTAAAAGACATAAGGATATTTGATGTGTCTAACGGAAAGCTGCTAAGCGCTACTTTTGGTAACGAAGCAAGCTTTAGCGATAACAAATGGTTACTTAAAGATGTAAATGTAACTACTATGCCGGAAATCGTAAAGCTTGGCGCAAAAGGGCTTGATATAAGGCACTTTGACACTCTTGAGAGTTTAGAAGGTTTTAAGCCAAAAACCATAGAAAACGCCTATCAGGCAAGCTCTTCCATATCTATTTTAGACGCGCTTGATTTTATATTTGCATTTGAAAAAGAAGGCGTTGGGCTAAATGCAGCCAAAACTACTTTGTACAATCTAGTCTTTTCTCCGTTTTTTGCGCCTCTAATGGTTTTTATAATCTATTATTTCTTGCCTGTTACGGGTAGATTTTTTAATCTCGCACTTGCCAGTTTTGTGTTTATTATAGTAACACTTTGTGTTTGGGGTGCTCTATTTGTACTCATGAGATTTGCTCATAACGGTGTTATACTGCCGGAGCTTGGAGTCTTGTTGCCAATAGTTTGTATATTTGGGGTTGCTTTATATCTTTATTTTAAGCACCGTTAA
- the fliF gene encoding flagellar basal-body MS-ring/collar protein FliF has protein sequence MDFKAIFQQIGQIYQNLSLKQRIIAASSVVFVVGFLVFLSIYKSSQAQSYDGYSVLFENISPSDSALIVQQLEKNGVKYKIYNEGTILVPTADVYKERISVASMGILKDNKVGFEIFDKQEFGATDAEQKVKFQRALEGELARTIESLAPIDKALVRIAIPKETLFTERTTPPSASIVLNLKDGQSLNLKQITGIKNLVSSAVANLTPQNVKIVNQDGIPLGEEDGDYDSDMIAQQIRYKREAENALEQKILNVLSPIVGGMHKVVAKVTIDFDFSRKDSESETFDPNSVARSEQNIEEKRQGSKAPEVQGVPGAVSNIGPVEGLEDKKLEELYTKSSATTNYEISKKVMRIKDQFATIKRLSAAVVVDGRYENKKDESGNLTKEIEYIPLNKEQLDQINALIKQSVGFDANRGDEVTLSNFEFQRPSNETPASKVNSFFDAYVTPFLPILKYLFVALLLFIFYKKIIVPFMEKMVENIKEEEPEELPDMIDLDDSEDALEKFKAAKKKVEEQLGIGENFNEDELRYDVLLEKTKLIVQERSEEISVLLQDMIKNDVDFSNRKDF, from the coding sequence ATGGATTTTAAAGCGATATTTCAGCAGATTGGACAAATTTATCAAAATCTCTCTTTAAAACAGCGTATAATCGCGGCAAGCTCGGTTGTGTTTGTCGTGGGTTTTTTGGTCTTTCTTAGTATTTATAAAAGCTCTCAAGCTCAAAGCTATGACGGATATAGCGTACTTTTTGAAAACATCTCTCCGAGTGATTCCGCGCTTATCGTTCAGCAGCTTGAAAAAAACGGCGTAAAATATAAAATTTACAACGAAGGCACCATCTTAGTGCCGACTGCCGACGTTTATAAAGAGCGAATTTCCGTAGCTTCTATGGGAATTTTAAAGGACAATAAAGTCGGTTTTGAAATTTTTGACAAGCAGGAATTTGGAGCTACGGATGCCGAGCAAAAGGTCAAATTTCAAAGAGCTCTTGAAGGTGAGTTAGCCCGCACGATAGAAAGCCTAGCGCCGATAGATAAGGCTCTTGTGCGAATAGCAATCCCAAAAGAGACGTTATTTACGGAGCGAACGACTCCTCCTTCAGCCTCGATAGTATTGAATCTAAAAGACGGACAGAGTCTTAATTTAAAGCAGATTACGGGAATTAAAAATTTAGTCTCTTCGGCGGTTGCAAATCTCACTCCTCAAAACGTAAAAATCGTAAATCAAGACGGAATTCCTTTAGGCGAAGAGGATGGCGACTATGATAGCGATATGATCGCTCAGCAGATAAGGTATAAACGCGAAGCCGAAAATGCGCTCGAGCAAAAGATACTGAATGTGCTTTCGCCAATCGTAGGCGGCATGCATAAGGTCGTGGCTAAGGTTACGATTGATTTTGATTTTTCGCGCAAAGATAGCGAAAGCGAGACTTTTGATCCAAATTCGGTCGCCAGAAGCGAGCAAAATATTGAAGAAAAACGCCAAGGCTCTAAAGCTCCGGAGGTACAGGGCGTGCCTGGTGCGGTTAGCAATATAGGTCCTGTTGAGGGTCTTGAAGATAAAAAGCTTGAGGAGCTTTATACCAAAAGCTCGGCAACTACGAATTATGAAATTTCAAAGAAAGTTATGCGTATCAAGGATCAGTTCGCTACTATCAAGCGTTTAAGCGCTGCGGTGGTGGTTGACGGAAGATACGAAAATAAAAAAGATGAGAGCGGAAATTTAACAAAAGAGATCGAATACATACCGCTTAACAAAGAACAGCTTGATCAGATAAACGCACTTATCAAGCAGTCCGTAGGCTTTGATGCAAATAGAGGCGATGAAGTTACGCTTAGCAATTTTGAATTCCAGCGCCCTAGCAACGAAACGCCCGCAAGTAAGGTGAATTCGTTTTTTGATGCTTACGTAACGCCGTTTTTGCCGATACTGAAGTATCTTTTTGTCGCGCTTTTATTATTTATATTTTATAAGAAAATCATCGTGCCGTTCATGGAAAAAATGGTTGAAAATATCAAAGAAGAAGAGCCTGAAGAGTTACCTGATATGATAGATCTTGACGATAGCGAAGATGCTTTGGAGAAATTTAAAGCCGCTAAGAAAAAAGTCGAAGAGCAACTTGGAATCGGTGAAAATTTCAACGAGGACGAGTTAAGATACGATGTCTTGCTTGAAAAGACTAAGCTTATCGTGCAGGAGCGAAGCGAAGAGATATCGGTATTGCTTCAGGATATGATTAAAAATGACGTTGATTTTAGCAACCGCAAGGATTTTTGA
- the fliH gene encoding flagellar assembly protein FliH, translated as MRSSVISNEDAKKHFVENYRFKVLGQEKKVEESHTHDNGFVGQNLKYEKDIGSTDDVKIFDSNFTPTKDDSQNSPKISLSQDNAAQSNFVEELLKRIDELSGSIIKLQMQIENQESEFARRLENEVARAKDEGLQQGNTEAKAKFEEKLKELESRYSSSVSRLDNESAKFERFLVSSEEELSNTAIDIARQIVKKEISTSSSSVAYALAKALMKDLSEAKDVQIRVSQKDFEFLKEQFGASDNIQVVPDEAINVGGVIVMSDIGNLDGTIESRFEKIKKIISE; from the coding sequence ATGAGAAGTAGCGTTATATCCAACGAAGATGCTAAAAAGCACTTTGTTGAAAATTATCGGTTTAAGGTTTTGGGTCAGGAAAAAAAAGTCGAAGAGAGCCACACTCATGACAACGGCTTTGTAGGGCAAAATTTAAAATACGAAAAAGACATAGGCTCAACCGATGATGTAAAAATTTTTGATTCTAATTTTACTCCTACTAAAGATGACTCTCAAAATTCGCCCAAAATTTCTCTTTCGCAAGATAATGCTGCTCAGTCAAATTTCGTAGAGGAGCTTTTAAAGCGAATCGATGAGCTCTCAGGCAGTATCATAAAGCTTCAAATGCAGATAGAAAATCAAGAGAGCGAATTTGCCAGACGTCTTGAAAACGAAGTTGCAAGAGCTAAAGACGAAGGCTTACAGCAAGGCAATACCGAGGCTAAAGCGAAATTTGAAGAGAAATTAAAAGAGCTTGAAAGTAGATATAGCTCTTCTGTTTCAAGGCTTGATAACGAGTCTGCTAAATTTGAGCGTTTTTTGGTTTCAAGCGAAGAGGAGCTCTCAAATACCGCTATTGATATCGCAAGGCAGATAGTTAAAAAAGAAATTTCAACAAGCTCTTCAAGCGTGGCTTACGCACTGGCAAAAGCCTTGATGAAGGATTTAAGCGAGGCTAAAGATGTGCAAATTCGCGTTAGTCAAAAGGATTTTGAGTTTTTAAAAGAGCAGTTTGGCGCAAGCGACAATATACAAGTTGTGCCTGATGAAGCCATCAATGTAGGCGGCGTGATCGTGATGAGCGATATCGGAAATCTTGACGGCACTATAGAATCAAGATTTGAAAAGATCAAAAAGATAATTAGCGAATGA